TGGCTGCCGTACCCGATCACGGCGACCTTCTTGCCTTGGATGATTCCAAGGTCCGCGTCGTCGTCGTAGAAGACCTCAGCGGCCATTTCTTCCCTTTCTCGGTTTGGTCCCGGCCGCCGCGGTGCCCGCGGCCGCCGAGGAAGGTCAGGCTGCGCGCAGCGCCGGCCCGGTCGTAATGGAACGCGAGCCGCGGCCGATCGCTACCATGCCGGACTGCACCATTTCCTTGATTCCATACGGTTCGAGGTCGCGCAGCAGCGCGTCCAGCTTGTCAGCCGTGCCGGTGGCCTCGATCGTGAGCGTGTCCGGCGCGACGTCGACGACGCGCGCGCGGAAGAGGTTGACCGTCTCGAGCACCTGCGAGCGGACCGGGCGGTCGGCCCGGACCTTAACCAGCAGCAGCTCCCGCTGGACGGCCACGACCGGGTCCAGCTCGACGATCTTGAGGACGTGCACCAGCTTGTTGAGCTGCTTGGTGACCTGCTCCAGTGGGGACTCCTCGGCGTTGACCACAATGGTCATACGCGAGACCTCCGGGTGCTCGGTCTCCCCGACGGCGAGGGAGTCGATGTTGAACCCGCGGCGGGCGAACAGTCCGGCCACCCGGGCCAGGATGCCCGGCTTGTTTTCCACCAGAACAGAGAGAGTGTGCTTGGTCATCAGAGGTCGTCCTCGTCGAAGCTCGGGCGCATGTCGCGGGCGAACATGATCTCGTCGTTGCTGGTACCGGCGGCGACCATCGGCCACACCATCGCGTCCTTGCCGACCACGAAGTCGACGACGACGGGCGCGTCGTTGATCTCCATGGCCGCCTTGATGGTCTTGTCGACGTCGTCCGCGCTCTCGCAGCGCAGGCCGATGCAGCCGAGCGCCTCGGCCAGCTTGACGAAGTCGGGGATGCGGTGCTTGTGGGTGCCCAGGTCGGTGTTGGAGTAGCGCTCGCCGTAGAACAGCGTCTGCCACTGCCGCACCATACCGAGGTTGCCGTTGTTGATGATGGCGACCTTGATCGGGATGCCTTCAAGCGCGCAGGTGGCCAGCTCCTGATTGGTCATCTGGAAGCAGCCGTCGCCGTCGATAGCCCACACGGTGGTGTCCGGCTTGCCGACCTTGGCGCCCATCGCGGCCGGCACCGCGTACCCCATCGTGCCGGCGCCACCGGAGTTGAGCCACGTGTGCGGCTTCTCGTACGAGATGAACTGCGAGGCCCACATCTGGTGCTGTCCGACACCGGCCACGTAGATGGAGTCCGGGCCGGCGATCTCGCCCAGCCGCTTGATGACGTACTGCGGGGCGAGCGTGCCGTCGGTCGGGTCGTCCCAACCCAGCGGGTACCGGTTGCGCAGGTCGTCGAGCTGGGCCCACCAGTCGGTGCGGTCGCCGGTGCGGCCGGCCGCCCGCTCGGCCGAGACGGCCTGGATCAGCTCGTCGATGACGTGCCGCGCGTCGCCGACGATCGGCACGTCCGCGGTGCGGTTCTTGCCGATCTCGGCCGGGTCGATGTCGGCGTGCACGATCGCCGCGTCCGGCGCGAACGAGTCGAGCTTGCCGGTCACCCGGTCGTCGAAGCGGGCGCCGAGCGCGACCAGCAGGTCGGCCTTCTGCAGCGCGTACACGGCGGAGACGGAGCCGTGCATGCCGGGCATGCCCAGGTGCTGCGGGTGCGAGTCGGGGAACGCCCCGCGCGCCATCAGCGTGGTCACGACCGGGATGCCGGTCAGCTCGGCCAGCTTGCGCAGGCTGTCGGTGGCGCCGGCCTTGAGCACGCCGCCGCCGACGTACAGCACGGGACGGCGGGCCGAGGTCATCAGCTTGGCGGCCTCGCGGATCTGCTTGCCGTGCGGGTGCAGCGTCGGCCGGTAGCCCGGCAGCTCCATCGCCGGCGGCCAGTTGAACGTGGTCTGTGCCTGCAGCACGTCCTTGGGGATGTCGACCAGGACCGGCCCGGGGCGCCCGGTGGAGGCGAGGTGGAACGCCTCGGCCATGACCCGCGGGATCTCCTCCGGCGTGGTCACCAGGTAGTTGTGCTTGGTGATCGGCAGGGTGATGCCCTGGATGTCGGCTTCCTGGAACGCGTCCGTGCCGATCGCCGGCCGCGCCACCTGGCCGGTGATCGCGACGATCGGGACCGAGTCCATGTACGCGTCGGCGATCGGGGTGACGAGGTTGGTCGCGCCGGGGCCGGAGGTGGCCATGCAGACGCCGACCTTGCCGGTGGCCTGTGCGTATCCGGTGGCGGCGTGACCGGCGCCCTGCTCGTGGCGGACCAGGATGTGCCGCACGGCCGAGTCGTAGATCGGGTCGTACGCCGGCAGGATCGCGCCGCCGGGGATGCCGAACATGACGTCGACGCCGAGGGCCTCGAGCGACTTGACGAGGCTTACCGCGCCGGAGACCTTGGCGGGGGCGGGCGGTGCCGCCGGGGTGGCGGCGTTGGCCGCGGCGGCGAGCATCGCCGGCGACGGTGCGCGGTGGGCGAGTGACTCAGGTGTTGGTCTCGTCATGGCGTTCAGCCTTCTGGCTCGTGGTCGGCGGTCTCGTGGTCACGTGGCTTTTCGAAAGGCACAAAAAAGGCCCGCGTGCGAACGCACGGGGCCAGCGCACTCTCCGGAGGGGAGAGTGCGCTCAGGTAAGTACTCGAGACGACCAAGTCGGCATGGGCCTAAGCCTGACGCATCTCACGCGATGAGTCAACTGCTCCCACATTGTGGGCGCGGCGCCCTGTTGGCCCTGCATTTTGCTCTCGATCGCTCTTCTGCTCGGGCACTGGCACGACTCGAGCGGGCGACGAGGCGGACTCCAGCCGGGCCTCGAAATGCTCAGCCGGCACCGGCCATCCGGACAGGTAACCCTGGCCGAGCTTGCATCCCGCCTCGACCACCATCGCCATCTGTCGCTGCTCGCCGATGCCCTCCGCGATGACCTCCAGCCCGAACTGGTGGCCCAGCTCGACCACCACCCGCACCATCTGCGGCACCACCAGCGAGTGGTCGATCTTCAGGATGTCGATCGGGAGCCGGCTCAGCTGGCCGAGCGAGGAGTACCCGGCGCCGAAGTCGTCCAGGGCGATCCGCACCCCTGTCTCGCGCAGGTCGCCCAGCCGCCGGATCAGCTCCTCCACGTCGGTGGAGACGGCGTGCTCGGTGACCTCCAGCACGAGGCGCTGCGGCGGCACCCGGTGCGCCCGCAGCGCGTCCTTCACCTGGTCGACGTACCGGCTGGCGTGCAGCTCGCGGGGCGAGACGTTTACCGACACCCACACGTCGTGTCCCTCGGCGAGCCAGCGGGACAGCTGGTGGCAGGCCTGGTGCAGCACCCACGCGCCAAGCCTGTTGATCATCCCGCACTCCTCGGCGAGCGGGATGAACTCGTCCGGGCCGACCTTGCCCAGCCGCGGGTGCTGCCACCGCAGCAGCGCCTCGGCGCCGACCGGCCGCACGTCGGGCAGCACCACGACCGGCTGGTACTGCAGGTGCAGTTCGTCGCGGTCGATCGCGCCGCGCAGCTCGTGCTCCAGCTCGGTGTGGCGGCGCAGCTTCACGTCGTACTCGACGTCGTAGCGCTCGACCCTGTTTTTGCCGTGCGACTTGGCCCAGCGCAGGGCGAGATCCGCGTTGCGCAGCAACGTCGTCACGTCGGGGACGGTCGCGCAGCCGGCCAGCCCGATGCTGACGGAGAGGAAGACCGTGCCGGTCTCCTGCTCGTACGGCCCGCCGAGCACGCGGAGCAGCCGGGACGCGGCCCGCGTGGCCTCGTCCGGGCGGGCCCACATCAGCACGGCGAACTCGTCTCCGCCGAGCCGCGCGGCCACGTCGCCGGGGCGCAGGTTCATCCGCAGGCGCTGCCCCACCTCGACGAGCACCGCGTCGCCCACGTCGTGGCCGCGCATGTCGTTGACGTTTTTGAACCCGTCGAGGTCGAGCGCCAGCAGCACCGCCTCGGCTCCCGGCGCCTGCTCGTCCTCAAGTGCGCTGAGCAGGCCCCGCCGGTTGGCCAGGCCGGTGAGCGGGTCGGTGTGGGCCAGCTCGCGGAAGTGCGCCTCCCGGTCGCGCAGCCTCTCCGCGTACGCCTTGACGTCGCGCAGCGCCAGGAACTGCCGCCCCACCAGCGCGAACCCCTCCAGGCTGCCGGTCACGATGCCGACCATGTCGAAGGCGCCGCCGCGGACGAGGTGGTACAGGGCGGAGGCGGCCATCGCGGCCATCGGCAAGAACGCGTACGCACTGCCGCGGCGGCTCAGCTCCTCGTCTAGCGCCGGGCTGTCGTCGCCCTCGGGCACCGGCGCGACCGGCCAGCGGTCGGTGCCGCGGGCGGCGAACGCGACGAGGCCGAGCGCGGCCGGCAACGCCACGGCGCTCACGTCGACAAGTGCGGTCATGCCCTGGCAGACGCCACCGGCCAGCCCCATCCCGGCGACCGCCGCCAGCGTCACGCCGGTGCCGACCCGCACCAGCGGACCGCGTGGCCGGGCCGCGCGCATCGCCGTGATCACGCTGACGCCCAGCGCCAGCGCGGCGATCGCGGCCGGGATCAGCAGCGGGCGGCACCAGAACGGGGTGCGGTCGCCCAGCACGCGGGTCGGCTCGGAGACCGCCACCCAGCCGACGAACCACAGCGCGGCGGCGATCACCAGCGCGTCGAGCAGGTAGCGCAGCATGCCCGGCCGCGAGGGTGCCGCGCCGGGCAGCGTGAGCAGGCCGAGGAGCAGCAGGCCGCTGCTGACCGCGACGCCGAGCGCGAGCAGGCTGCCGAGCGAGGTCTTTTCGTGCTGGGTGTGCACGATGTGCTCCTGCACGGCGATGCTGGCCGCGATGCCTCCGGCCGTGGTCAGCGCCCCCGCGGCCGCGCCCGCGGCGAGCAGCCGGTGGGCGCGCCGACTCGCTCCGGCGCGCGCTCGCGCCGACGCGGCCAGCAACACGACACAGACCAGCGCGAACACCACGCCTGCCGTCGCGACGGCCGCCACCACCGAGGGGAGGGGCACAAAACCATGCTGCCGGAATTCAGGGGGCCATGGGGGACGGCATGTGCGACTCGCATCTTTTTGGCACGAAGCGGCTATTCGGACGAGTGCTACCCGACCCAACGGGCAGGTTGCCCTTATCTGATCCCGGATATTGAAACGTGACAGACTGGGTTTCATGCCTGAGCTGCGGTCGAGGACCTCCACGCATGGTCGCACCATGGCCGGCGCCCGCGCCCTGTGGCGCGCCACCGGCATGACGGACGACGATTTCGGCAAGCCGATCGTCGCGATTGCCAACAGCTTCACCCAGTTCGTACCCGGGCATGTGCACCTCAAGGACCTCGGCGGCCTCGTCGCCGATGCGGTGGCGGAGGCCGGCGGCGTCGGGCGCGAGTTCAACACGATCGCGGTCGACGACGGCATCGCGATGGGCCACGGCGGCATGCTCTACTCGCTGCCCAGCCGCGAGCTGATCGCCGACGCGGTCGAGTACATGGTGAACGCGCACTGCGCCGACGCGCTCGTCTGCATCTCCAACTGCGACAAGATCACGCCGGGCATGCTGATCGC
The window above is part of the Phytohabitans houttuyneae genome. Proteins encoded here:
- the ilvN gene encoding acetolactate synthase small subunit — protein: MTKHTLSVLVENKPGILARVAGLFARRGFNIDSLAVGETEHPEVSRMTIVVNAEESPLEQVTKQLNKLVHVLKIVELDPVVAVQRELLLVKVRADRPVRSQVLETVNLFRARVVDVAPDTLTIEATGTADKLDALLRDLEPYGIKEMVQSGMVAIGRGSRSITTGPALRAA
- a CDS encoding acetolactate synthase large subunit, yielding MTRPTPESLAHRAPSPAMLAAAANAATPAAPPAPAKVSGAVSLVKSLEALGVDVMFGIPGGAILPAYDPIYDSAVRHILVRHEQGAGHAATGYAQATGKVGVCMATSGPGATNLVTPIADAYMDSVPIVAITGQVARPAIGTDAFQEADIQGITLPITKHNYLVTTPEEIPRVMAEAFHLASTGRPGPVLVDIPKDVLQAQTTFNWPPAMELPGYRPTLHPHGKQIREAAKLMTSARRPVLYVGGGVLKAGATDSLRKLAELTGIPVVTTLMARGAFPDSHPQHLGMPGMHGSVSAVYALQKADLLVALGARFDDRVTGKLDSFAPDAAIVHADIDPAEIGKNRTADVPIVGDARHVIDELIQAVSAERAAGRTGDRTDWWAQLDDLRNRYPLGWDDPTDGTLAPQYVIKRLGEIAGPDSIYVAGVGQHQMWASQFISYEKPHTWLNSGGAGTMGYAVPAAMGAKVGKPDTTVWAIDGDGCFQMTNQELATCALEGIPIKVAIINNGNLGMVRQWQTLFYGERYSNTDLGTHKHRIPDFVKLAEALGCIGLRCESADDVDKTIKAAMEINDAPVVVDFVVGKDAMVWPMVAAGTSNDEIMFARDMRPSFDEDDL
- a CDS encoding putative bifunctional diguanylate cyclase/phosphodiesterase; its protein translation is MPLPSVVAAVATAGVVFALVCVVLLAASARARAGASRRAHRLLAAGAAAGALTTAGGIAASIAVQEHIVHTQHEKTSLGSLLALGVAVSSGLLLLGLLTLPGAAPSRPGMLRYLLDALVIAAALWFVGWVAVSEPTRVLGDRTPFWCRPLLIPAAIAALALGVSVITAMRAARPRGPLVRVGTGVTLAAVAGMGLAGGVCQGMTALVDVSAVALPAALGLVAFAARGTDRWPVAPVPEGDDSPALDEELSRRGSAYAFLPMAAMAASALYHLVRGGAFDMVGIVTGSLEGFALVGRQFLALRDVKAYAERLRDREAHFRELAHTDPLTGLANRRGLLSALEDEQAPGAEAVLLALDLDGFKNVNDMRGHDVGDAVLVEVGQRLRMNLRPGDVAARLGGDEFAVLMWARPDEATRAASRLLRVLGGPYEQETGTVFLSVSIGLAGCATVPDVTTLLRNADLALRWAKSHGKNRVERYDVEYDVKLRRHTELEHELRGAIDRDELHLQYQPVVVLPDVRPVGAEALLRWQHPRLGKVGPDEFIPLAEECGMINRLGAWVLHQACHQLSRWLAEGHDVWVSVNVSPRELHASRYVDQVKDALRAHRVPPQRLVLEVTEHAVSTDVEELIRRLGDLRETGVRIALDDFGAGYSSLGQLSRLPIDILKIDHSLVVPQMVRVVVELGHQFGLEVIAEGIGEQRQMAMVVEAGCKLGQGYLSGWPVPAEHFEARLESASSPARVVPVPEQKSDREQNAGPTGRRAHNVGAVDSSREMRQA